A part of Paenibacillus donghaensis genomic DNA contains:
- a CDS encoding methyl-accepting chemotaxis protein — translation MSWMNNLPLKQRIVAGCYLVAALFAIPVLITFILMGKIVIGIILVALLAVLTYPLSRFIERTLTSSFDDISNVTHSISKGDFTSRADESGSMGDISRSFNMMIDKLKKILTEASQITRQVMDASQGIEDKNHSLKVVMAQVASSSNELALGANEISTDIADMTESIKDIETKVSNYTSSTKEMNKRSVHTLELVEKGRQSMDTQAEGMRKNIQATQKVADTIEALSQNARGITMITKTITEIAEQTNLLSLNASIEAARAGEHGRGFAVVAQEVRKLAEESTASTKEVFGLVRSIETDIKQAIDHIAINEEVVQVQNEMITETAHIFAQIVQSVQYISEQIASFSAESDVMLESALKISSAIENISAITEQTAAGTEEVSAAMNEQIHALQSVADETEKMTQAVFNLQKTIHVFKF, via the coding sequence ATGAGCTGGATGAACAACCTTCCGCTGAAACAAAGGATTGTTGCCGGATGTTACCTGGTCGCCGCGTTATTTGCTATACCTGTTCTGATTACGTTTATTCTTATGGGCAAAATTGTCATTGGTATCATTCTGGTTGCACTGTTGGCCGTGTTAACTTACCCTCTTTCGCGCTTTATTGAGAGAACGCTTACATCTTCCTTTGATGACATCTCCAACGTGACGCACAGCATCTCCAAAGGAGATTTCACCAGCAGAGCCGACGAGTCCGGTTCAATGGGCGACATCAGTCGCTCCTTCAATATGATGATTGACAAGCTGAAGAAAATCCTGACCGAGGCTTCACAGATCACCCGCCAGGTTATGGATGCCAGCCAGGGCATCGAGGACAAGAATCATAGTCTGAAGGTGGTTATGGCGCAGGTGGCCTCTTCTTCCAATGAGCTGGCGCTTGGAGCCAATGAAATCTCCACAGATATCGCCGATATGACGGAATCGATCAAGGATATTGAAACCAAGGTTTCCAATTATACAAGCTCCACCAAAGAAATGAACAAACGCTCGGTACATACGCTGGAACTTGTCGAAAAAGGCCGCCAGTCTATGGATACCCAAGCCGAGGGGATGCGCAAGAACATCCAGGCTACCCAGAAGGTCGCAGATACGATTGAGGCTCTCTCCCAGAATGCACGCGGGATTACAATGATCACCAAGACAATCACTGAAATTGCCGAGCAGACCAACCTGCTGTCATTGAATGCTTCGATTGAGGCCGCACGGGCCGGAGAGCATGGACGCGGTTTCGCCGTCGTAGCCCAGGAGGTCCGCAAGCTAGCCGAAGAGTCGACCGCTTCCACCAAGGAAGTATTCGGACTGGTGCGCAGCATTGAAACGGATATCAAGCAGGCCATTGACCATATCGCAATTAACGAAGAGGTCGTACAGGTTCAGAATGAAATGATTACCGAAACGGCCCATATCTTCGCCCAAATTGTGCAGAGTGTACAGTACATAAGCGAGCAGATTGCTTCCTTCTCTGCGGAGAGTGATGTTATGCTGGAGAGTGCGCTGAAGATCTCCAGCGCCATCGAGAATATCTCGGCGATTACCGAGCAGACTGCGGCTGGTACCGAGGAGGTATCGGCTGCCATGAATGAGCAGATCCATGCCCTGCAATCCGTAGCCGATGAGACGGAGAAGATGACCCAAGCCGTGTTCAATCTGCAGAAAACGATTCATGTCTTCAAATTCTAA
- a CDS encoding genetic competence negative regulator, which produces MRIERLSQDKIRIFLTFDDLSERGIQKEDMWQEVPKVHDLFTEMMDQAYSELGFDATGPLAVEVFALPAQGMVVIVTRGKYDHHQYGASGEEELPEEIYEMEVTLEQSDSIVYAFRDFEVLIEAAHVLIGNITSLGKLYSYNDKWYLYFDPKEFEEGALSGLVGVLAEFGDSSPVTEAVLEEYGKTVMAENAIELLCTHFKRQE; this is translated from the coding sequence ATGAGAATAGAGCGATTAAGTCAAGATAAGATACGGATTTTCCTCACTTTTGACGACCTGAGCGAGCGGGGCATCCAGAAGGAAGATATGTGGCAGGAGGTTCCCAAGGTGCACGACCTCTTCACAGAAATGATGGACCAGGCTTACAGTGAGCTTGGCTTTGATGCTACAGGTCCATTGGCTGTGGAAGTGTTCGCATTGCCCGCGCAAGGCATGGTCGTTATTGTGACCCGAGGGAAATATGATCACCATCAATACGGCGCTTCAGGAGAAGAAGAATTGCCAGAAGAGATTTATGAAATGGAAGTTACTCTTGAACAAAGCGACTCCATTGTATATGCATTCCGCGATTTTGAGGTTTTGATTGAAGCGGCCCATGTGCTCATCGGCAATATTACTTCCTTGGGGAAACTGTATTCTTATAATGATAAGTGGTATCTATACTTCGATCCGAAGGAGTTTGAAGAGGGCGCATTGTCCGGACTAGTCGGTGTGCTTGCGGAATTCGGGGATTCCTCGCCAGTTACGGAAGCTGTGCTGGAAGAGTACGGTAAGACAGTCATGGCGGAGAACGCCATAGAACTGCTGTGCACGCACTTTAAACGTCAGGAATAA
- a CDS encoding metallophosphoesterase, with translation MVTGLLLMAGFVLLLAAVVIGAVMVAEAFGKQIIAEEIVLYSLPEALDGFRILFISDIHRRTLPAAMLSSLGHVDAVFLGGDLTERNSPLERLRMNMKLVTSIAPTYAVHGNHDYRADIGKVDDIIHSSGAVLLRDRNTVIEHGGGQLWLTGVDFPATGGKKGYAPLPPLPPGSEGSCRIILVHDPLWLSERGPQPANLILAGHTHGGQVVLPFIGHGHVDNFYRTYNAGWYEWPQVGAAGARAQLLISRGFGTAHLPLRWGSPAEMHVLTLRCPQD, from the coding sequence ATGGTGACGGGCCTGCTGCTCATGGCCGGATTCGTTCTGCTGCTTGCCGCAGTTGTAATCGGTGCAGTAATGGTGGCGGAAGCCTTCGGCAAACAGATTATTGCCGAGGAAATAGTTCTGTATTCGCTGCCTGAAGCCTTGGACGGATTTCGCATCCTGTTTATATCCGATATTCACCGCCGTACTCTTCCGGCCGCCATGCTGTCTTCCCTTGGACATGTGGATGCCGTATTTCTCGGCGGCGATCTCACGGAGAGGAACAGTCCACTTGAACGTCTAAGAATGAATATGAAACTGGTTACCTCCATTGCTCCTACTTATGCAGTCCACGGCAATCATGATTACCGCGCCGATATTGGCAAGGTCGATGATATAATCCACAGCAGCGGAGCAGTGCTGCTGCGGGACCGGAACACAGTAATTGAGCACGGCGGTGGGCAGCTGTGGCTGACCGGGGTAGACTTCCCCGCCACAGGGGGGAAGAAGGGCTACGCTCCATTGCCGCCGCTTCCGCCAGGCAGTGAAGGCAGCTGCCGGATTATTCTGGTCCATGATCCGTTGTGGCTGTCAGAGCGCGGGCCACAGCCTGCCAATCTGATCCTGGCCGGGCATACGCACGGAGGGCAGGTGGTCCTGCCCTTTATCGGCCACGGTCATGTGGACAACTTCTACCGTACCTATAATGCAGGCTGGTATGAATGGCCACAGGTCGGTGCTGCCGGTGCCAGAGCGCAGCTGCTGATCAGCCGCGGCTTCGGTACCGCGCATCTCCCGCTGCGCTGGGGCAGTCCGGCCGAAATGCATGTCCTTACGCTACGTTGTCCACAGGACTGA
- a CDS encoding polysaccharide deacetylase family protein has protein sequence MKKVGKMTSVLLLATLLLSACSNSGDANNSQAQEADNQSTATATPMIEATAAPQSAAPAATQAPAASLAPQATAQATAQAQEAVAAANEEVPLLYHMNKNYDIVPNEEGTNKKVVLLTFDDGPKDAAMINPLMDILDKHKAKAIFFVNGYRVKEHPELLKLIHERGGILGNHSWDHIVLKDKSYAEVKKQIEDVQTIVKEVTGEAPNFFRPPHGAGGDVGKKVAAENNMLYMNWSVGSLDWEMKETDSNKTEKLISNVTDQLHSGSNILMHELQWTVDGLDQLLTTLEGKGYSFVDPRSIELKMR, from the coding sequence ATGAAAAAAGTGGGTAAAATGACATCTGTGCTGCTGCTCGCTACCCTCTTGCTGTCTGCTTGCAGCAACAGTGGAGATGCGAACAACAGTCAGGCGCAGGAAGCGGATAACCAGTCCACTGCGACTGCCACACCAATGATTGAGGCTACAGCGGCTCCGCAGAGCGCTGCTCCTGCAGCTACACAAGCCCCTGCCGCATCGCTTGCGCCACAGGCAACAGCGCAGGCAACAGCGCAGGCACAGGAAGCCGTAGCGGCTGCCAATGAGGAAGTTCCGCTGCTGTACCATATGAACAAGAATTATGATATTGTCCCCAATGAAGAAGGCACCAATAAGAAGGTCGTTCTGCTGACCTTTGATGACGGTCCCAAGGATGCGGCCATGATCAATCCGCTGATGGATATTCTGGACAAGCACAAGGCGAAAGCGATTTTTTTTGTCAACGGCTACCGGGTCAAGGAGCATCCTGAGCTGTTGAAACTGATCCATGAGCGCGGCGGCATTCTTGGCAATCACAGCTGGGATCATATTGTGCTGAAGGATAAATCCTACGCCGAAGTGAAGAAGCAGATCGAGGATGTGCAGACGATCGTTAAGGAAGTCACAGGTGAAGCCCCCAACTTCTTCCGGCCGCCGCACGGCGCTGGCGGAGATGTCGGCAAGAAAGTGGCAGCCGAGAACAATATGCTCTATATGAATTGGTCTGTTGGATCCCTGGACTGGGAAATGAAAGAAACGGACAGCAACAAAACGGAGAAGCTGATCAGCAATGTGACCGACCAGCTGCATTCCGGCAGTAACATCCTGATGCATGAGCTGCAGTGGACAGTGGACGGGCTGGACCAACTGCTGACCACGCTCGAAGGCAAAGGCTACAGCTTCGTAGATCCGCGCAGCATTGAGTTGAAGATGCGTTAA
- a CDS encoding helix-turn-helix transcriptional regulator — MRADRLLSILLQLQNRGKMTSRELAQTLEVSERTIFRDMEALSAAGIPVLAERGREGGWKLTEGYRTSLTGMKPREAASLLLASNSAVLSDLGIAEDYTSAIRKLEAAAPKQPDGQGSDMTQRIYIDTDGWHPSDEAYPYLSILQQALGENRTVQMDYTRSGETRERLVNPLGLVSKRGVWYVVAEYEGELRTFRVSRISHAELTGQPFIRPEDFDLMAYWAQSTLAFKQALPRYPASLLVKETVLKELQRERYVSVFASEPSSQPGWLKVETEFNTPESACRILLSFGANIRVCAPAELREQILVILQESICGYLDIQCSN, encoded by the coding sequence ATGAGAGCCGACCGTCTGTTGTCCATCCTGCTCCAGCTGCAGAACCGCGGCAAAATGACTTCGCGGGAGCTGGCCCAAACGTTGGAGGTCTCGGAACGGACCATCTTCCGCGATATGGAGGCCTTAAGCGCAGCCGGAATCCCTGTGCTGGCGGAGCGGGGCCGCGAAGGGGGCTGGAAGCTCACTGAAGGCTACCGCACCTCCCTGACCGGCATGAAGCCTCGCGAGGCCGCATCGCTGCTGCTGGCCTCCAATTCCGCTGTCTTAAGCGACCTGGGTATTGCAGAGGATTATACCTCCGCAATCCGCAAGCTGGAGGCAGCCGCTCCGAAGCAGCCTGACGGCCAGGGAAGTGATATGACCCAGCGGATCTATATTGATACGGACGGCTGGCATCCATCGGATGAGGCCTATCCATACCTTTCCATCCTGCAGCAGGCGCTAGGGGAGAACCGCACAGTACAAATGGACTATACACGCAGCGGCGAGACCCGGGAACGACTCGTCAACCCGCTCGGACTGGTGTCGAAACGCGGGGTCTGGTACGTCGTGGCCGAATATGAAGGCGAGCTGCGGACCTTCCGTGTCTCCAGAATCAGCCATGCTGAGCTGACAGGCCAACCCTTCATCCGACCGGAAGACTTCGATCTTATGGCCTATTGGGCCCAATCTACACTCGCCTTCAAACAAGCCTTACCCCGTTATCCCGCCAGCCTGCTGGTGAAAGAAACGGTACTGAAGGAGCTGCAGCGGGAACGTTATGTTTCGGTATTCGCCAGTGAGCCTTCCTCTCAGCCTGGCTGGCTGAAGGTTGAGACCGAATTCAACACCCCCGAGTCGGCTTGCCGGATTCTGCTTTCTTTTGGCGCGAATATCCGGGTGTGTGCTCCAGCAGAGCTGCGTGAACAGATTCTTGTTATCTTGCAAGAGTCGATCTGTGGATATTTAGACATACAATGTTCTAATTAA
- the serA gene encoding phosphoglycerate dehydrogenase: protein MFKVLVSDPISDLGIQKLMDASDVTVDKKTGLSEDELIAIIGEYDGLLVRSQTTVTEKIIAAGKNLKVIGRAGVGVDNIKLEAATQRGVVVINAPDGNTITTCEHAFAMMMALARHIPQAYAKTIGGVWDKKSFLGVELRGKTLGVLGMGRIGSEVAKRAKAFGMDILAYDPFLTVDRAEKLEVKLASVDDIVRGADFITVHTPLTPETRHMISRPQFEVMKKGMRIINCARGGVIDEMALVEAIDSGIVAGAAFDVFEKEPPAADHPFLSHPKIIVTPHLGASTVEAQENVAIDVSEQVLHILRNEPFINAVNIPPVAPSVMNKLQPYFNLGQKLGSFATQLTDGAIREIHVEYAGDLSDVDTQPLTRYIVKGVLSRYFADDVNIVNSMHLAKTRDVNVVVTKASKTKGFTNLITVTLKADLDEERLVAGTLLQGYGERIVQVNKFPVDIAPEGHQIVVSHNDKPGIIGLVGTLLGENDVNIASMQVGRKIVGGAAIMLLTVDKAVPQAVLVKLAGLPQINTAEEIILL, encoded by the coding sequence ATGTTTAAAGTATTAGTATCGGATCCAATCAGCGATTTGGGCATTCAGAAATTGATGGACGCAAGCGATGTGACTGTTGACAAAAAAACAGGTCTCAGCGAAGACGAGCTTATTGCAATCATCGGCGAATATGACGGCCTGCTCGTACGCAGCCAGACCACGGTTACCGAGAAGATTATTGCAGCCGGCAAAAACCTGAAGGTTATCGGACGCGCAGGTGTTGGCGTCGACAATATCAAGCTGGAGGCGGCAACCCAGCGCGGCGTTGTTGTCATTAACGCTCCGGACGGTAACACCATTACAACCTGTGAGCATGCTTTTGCCATGATGATGGCTCTGGCACGCCATATACCGCAGGCTTATGCCAAGACCATTGGTGGTGTATGGGATAAGAAGTCCTTCCTCGGCGTCGAGCTGCGCGGCAAGACCCTGGGCGTGCTTGGCATGGGACGGATCGGCAGCGAAGTTGCGAAGCGGGCTAAGGCTTTTGGGATGGATATTCTCGCCTACGACCCCTTCCTGACCGTTGACCGCGCTGAGAAGCTGGAGGTGAAGCTGGCCTCAGTTGACGATATCGTCCGTGGTGCGGATTTCATCACTGTGCATACACCGCTTACTCCGGAAACACGCCATATGATCTCCCGCCCGCAATTCGAAGTGATGAAAAAAGGCATGCGCATCATCAACTGTGCCCGTGGCGGCGTAATTGACGAAATGGCCCTTGTGGAAGCCATTGACAGCGGCATCGTGGCCGGAGCTGCCTTTGACGTATTCGAGAAGGAACCGCCAGCGGCCGACCACCCGTTCCTGTCCCATCCCAAAATCATCGTGACCCCGCATCTGGGCGCATCGACCGTGGAAGCGCAGGAGAATGTAGCGATCGACGTATCTGAGCAGGTGCTGCATATTCTGCGCAACGAACCATTCATCAACGCGGTCAACATTCCGCCGGTAGCCCCAAGCGTAATGAACAAGCTGCAGCCTTACTTCAATCTGGGCCAGAAGCTGGGCAGCTTCGCCACCCAGCTTACAGACGGAGCGATCCGTGAGATTCATGTAGAATACGCAGGTGACCTGTCTGACGTGGACACTCAGCCGCTTACCCGCTATATCGTTAAGGGCGTGCTTTCGCGCTATTTTGCAGATGATGTCAATATCGTCAACTCGATGCACTTGGCCAAAACCCGTGACGTCAACGTAGTTGTGACCAAAGCCTCCAAAACCAAAGGCTTCACCAACCTGATTACCGTTACTCTGAAGGCTGATCTGGATGAAGAGCGTCTGGTTGCCGGAACCCTGCTGCAGGGCTACGGCGAGCGTATTGTACAGGTCAACAAGTTCCCGGTCGATATCGCACCGGAAGGCCATCAGATCGTGGTATCACACAATGATAAGCCGGGTATCATCGGACTGGTGGGTACGCTGCTTGGAGAGAACGATGTCAACATCGCATCGATGCAGGTAGGACGCAAAATTGTCGGCGGTGCGGCAATCATGCTGCTGACGGTTGACAAGGCTGTGCCACAGGCCGTACTGGTCAAGCTGGCCGGCTTGCCGCAGATCAACACTGCGGAAGAGATCATTCTGCTGTAA
- the glpK gene encoding glycerol kinase GlpK, whose product MILSLDQGTTSSRAILFDAQANMLSQGQYEITQSFPRPGWVEHDPLQIWETQLAAARDAIARSGLGAEEISAIGITNQRETALVWDKATGEPIYPAIVWQDRRTAEHCEQLKLRGLEQEIAAKTGLVVDAYFAATKICWILDHVENARVRAEQGELLAGTVDSWLIWKLTGGEVHATDVTNASRTMLYNLHERQWDEQLLKELRIPRVILPEVRMSGGEFGIAAAKWFGADIPIRAVLGDQQAALFGHTCLEAGSAKNTYGTGCFILMNTGTEAVASKHGLLTTVAWGMGDELYYALEGSVFVAGAAVQWLQEGLGLITEPAGSEHKAREVEDSEGVVVVPAFTGLGAPYWDMYARGAVFGLTRGTTAAHLVRATLESLAFQSRDVIGAMEKDAGMPLTGLRVDGGAVRNDLLMQFQSDILGSEVTRTTYAETTALGAALLAGLTSGLWTREQLESFNSAEKVFSPVMEAEERERRYNAWKDAVSRTMGWEKHEGYR is encoded by the coding sequence ATGATTTTGTCATTGGACCAAGGGACAACCAGCTCCAGAGCCATCTTATTCGACGCGCAAGCGAATATGCTCTCGCAGGGGCAATACGAGATTACACAGTCCTTCCCCCGGCCCGGCTGGGTGGAGCATGATCCGCTGCAGATCTGGGAGACACAGCTTGCAGCTGCCAGGGATGCGATTGCTCGCAGCGGGCTGGGCGCAGAGGAGATCTCCGCGATTGGAATTACCAATCAGCGCGAAACGGCACTGGTCTGGGATAAAGCAACCGGCGAACCGATATACCCGGCCATTGTATGGCAGGACAGACGTACGGCGGAGCATTGTGAGCAGCTGAAGCTGCGCGGACTGGAGCAGGAAATTGCCGCCAAGACCGGACTGGTGGTCGATGCCTATTTTGCCGCCACCAAAATCTGCTGGATTCTCGATCACGTGGAGAACGCCCGGGTACGCGCGGAACAGGGGGAACTGCTTGCCGGAACGGTGGACAGCTGGCTGATCTGGAAGCTTACAGGCGGAGAGGTACACGCCACAGACGTTACCAATGCTTCGCGCACCATGTTATATAATCTGCACGAACGGCAGTGGGATGAGCAATTGCTGAAGGAACTGCGGATTCCGCGCGTGATTCTTCCTGAGGTGCGAATGTCCGGCGGTGAGTTCGGGATCGCGGCCGCAAAGTGGTTTGGTGCAGATATCCCGATCCGGGCGGTGCTCGGAGACCAGCAGGCGGCTCTGTTCGGGCATACCTGCCTCGAAGCAGGCAGCGCCAAGAATACATATGGCACAGGCTGTTTCATCCTGATGAATACCGGCACCGAAGCCGTCGCCTCGAAGCATGGGCTGTTGACTACCGTAGCTTGGGGAATGGGCGATGAGCTGTATTATGCGCTGGAGGGCAGTGTGTTTGTGGCGGGAGCGGCGGTGCAGTGGCTGCAGGAGGGCCTTGGCTTGATCACCGAACCGGCAGGCTCGGAGCACAAAGCACGTGAGGTGGAGGATAGCGAGGGTGTCGTAGTTGTCCCGGCCTTCACCGGTCTGGGCGCTCCCTACTGGGATATGTATGCGCGCGGGGCTGTGTTCGGCCTGACCCGGGGCACAACAGCGGCGCATCTGGTCCGTGCAACGCTGGAATCACTGGCCTTTCAGTCGAGAGACGTAATCGGTGCGATGGAAAAAGACGCCGGCATGCCGCTCACCGGCCTGCGGGTCGACGGAGGTGCCGTGCGCAACGATCTGCTCATGCAGTTCCAGTCTGATATTCTCGGCAGTGAAGTGACGCGGACCACGTATGCGGAGACGACTGCGCTGGGTGCGGCGCTGCTGGCGGGGCTAACCTCCGGGTTATGGACCCGTGAGCAGCTGGAGAGCTTCAACAGCGCGGAGAAGGTCTTCTCCCCGGTGATGGAGGCGGAGGAACGGGAGCGGCGCTACAACGCCTGGAAGGACGCGGTATCGCGTACGATGGGCTGGGAGAAGCATGAGGGTTACCGGTAA
- a CDS encoding CPBP family glutamic-type intramembrane protease, protein MKKFKFGEIKIKKVDPAQLTDRLLLLNLYITQGLTLIIGLIWILFQKRNPFHVLNFPENVQFVAWGLGLAGVMLIVDFLLTYVIPEDSMDDGGINELLFGNRPVWHIVFIAALVAVCEELLFRGAIQYAFGPYWTSILFAVIHVRYLRHFVPTGWVFLSSYGLGYIYIISGTLWAPILCHFFIDLFSGLVIRYRRQS, encoded by the coding sequence ATGAAAAAATTCAAATTTGGCGAGATAAAAATAAAAAAGGTAGACCCTGCGCAGCTTACAGACCGTCTGCTACTTCTGAATCTTTATATTACACAAGGGCTTACCTTAATTATCGGCTTGATATGGATTTTATTTCAGAAAAGAAATCCGTTTCACGTATTAAATTTCCCTGAAAACGTACAATTTGTGGCGTGGGGGCTTGGTTTGGCAGGCGTTATGCTGATTGTGGACTTTTTATTAACCTATGTAATACCGGAAGACAGCATGGATGACGGCGGCATCAACGAGCTGTTATTCGGCAATCGGCCGGTCTGGCATATAGTGTTTATTGCCGCACTGGTGGCGGTATGTGAGGAGCTGCTCTTCCGCGGAGCTATACAATATGCGTTTGGACCTTATTGGACCAGCATTTTATTTGCCGTAATTCACGTCCGCTACCTGCGTCATTTCGTCCCGACAGGCTGGGTGTTCCTGAGCAGCTATGGCCTGGGTTATATTTACATTATATCCGGTACTCTCTGGGCCCCGATTCTGTGCCATTTCTTCATCGATCTATTCTCGGGCCTTGTGATCCGTTACCGGAGGCAGTCATGA
- the prsW gene encoding glutamic-type intramembrane protease PrsW, which translates to MLLLSVISSAVAPGLALLTFFYLKDKYDQEPLHMVMKVFLLGLLIVFPVMIIQRGLMLGLEGGPYVESFLISAGVEECLKWFVLYHMVYNHTEFDEPYDGILYAVAISLGFATIENVMYAWYSQASIGTMFVRALLPVSGHAMFGVIMGYHMGRAKFSKGAKTRRTLALSLLLPLLWHGIYDFILSTMTIYWIWFIVPLMALLWYGGMGKVARANSRSPFRFLKREEEVNL; encoded by the coding sequence GTGCTTTTGTTATCGGTTATTTCGTCGGCAGTGGCGCCGGGACTTGCTCTGCTGACCTTCTTTTATCTGAAAGACAAGTATGACCAGGAGCCGCTTCATATGGTTATGAAGGTGTTCCTGCTGGGCCTGCTGATTGTTTTTCCTGTAATGATTATTCAGAGAGGTCTGATGCTTGGCCTGGAAGGCGGTCCTTATGTAGAATCGTTTCTGATTTCGGCTGGTGTCGAGGAGTGTCTGAAGTGGTTTGTGCTGTACCATATGGTTTACAACCATACTGAATTTGACGAGCCTTATGATGGAATACTATATGCCGTAGCGATTTCGCTCGGCTTCGCAACCATAGAGAATGTAATGTATGCCTGGTACAGTCAAGCTTCTATCGGCACGATGTTTGTCAGAGCACTGCTTCCCGTTTCGGGACACGCCATGTTTGGAGTCATCATGGGTTACCATATGGGCCGAGCTAAGTTCTCCAAGGGTGCCAAGACCAGGAGAACGCTTGCTCTTTCCCTGCTGCTGCCGCTGCTGTGGCACGGAATCTATGATTTCATCCTCTCGACCATGACGATTTACTGGATTTGGTTCATCGTTCCGTTGATGGCGCTGCTGTGGTACGGGGGCATGGGCAAGGTGGCCAGGGCCAACAGCCGCTCGCCGTTCCGTTTCTTGAAACGTGAGGAAGAGGTTAACCTCTAA
- a CDS encoding SDR family NAD(P)-dependent oxidoreductase produces MEMQSKPLQGRVALVTGGSRGAGRGIALELAQAGAYVYITGRSSTASMDEPSAGPGTLEEVLEEIERYGGAGASIRCDHTRDKETEAALARIDAEQGRLDILVNNVWGGNALPIENKPFWEQPVRHWDNMFDSGVRAQVMTNYYAIPLMRRTEGGGLIIHTTFWDRDRYVGNFYYDLAKNALVRMAYGLSRELRADGIAVIPLSPGWMRTELVLDSMQSDERHWQEVEALKDSESTAYIGRAVAALAADPGVIDKSGLPQQVGKLAAEYGFTDTDGRLVPVFELPE; encoded by the coding sequence ATGGAGATGCAGTCCAAGCCCTTGCAGGGCAGAGTAGCGCTTGTCACAGGCGGCAGCAGAGGAGCGGGCCGGGGAATTGCCCTGGAGCTGGCCCAGGCGGGGGCTTATGTCTACATTACAGGCAGAAGCAGTACGGCAAGCATGGATGAACCATCAGCAGGCCCGGGTACTCTGGAAGAGGTGCTGGAGGAAATTGAACGGTATGGAGGAGCGGGAGCGTCGATTCGTTGTGATCACACCCGTGACAAGGAGACGGAAGCGGCGCTTGCCCGGATCGATGCAGAGCAAGGCAGGCTCGATATTCTGGTTAATAATGTATGGGGAGGCAACGCGCTGCCGATTGAGAACAAGCCGTTCTGGGAGCAGCCTGTCAGGCATTGGGACAACATGTTTGACTCCGGAGTCCGGGCGCAAGTGATGACCAATTATTATGCGATTCCGCTCATGCGGCGTACTGAAGGCGGGGGGCTGATTATCCATACGACCTTCTGGGACCGTGATAGATATGTAGGCAATTTCTACTATGATCTTGCCAAAAACGCGCTGGTGCGCATGGCGTACGGCCTGTCCCGTGAGCTGAGAGCCGATGGAATTGCCGTCATTCCGCTTTCGCCTGGCTGGATGCGCACAGAGCTGGTGCTGGACAGCATGCAGAGTGATGAGCGTCACTGGCAGGAGGTAGAGGCGCTGAAGGACAGTGAATCGACTGCTTATATCGGACGGGCCGTAGCCGCACTTGCCGCTGATCCTGGTGTTATTGACAAAAGCGGCTTGCCTCAGCAGGTTGGCAAGCTGGCAGCGGAATATGGCTTCACAGATACCGATGGCCGCCTGGTGCCTGTGTTTGAGCTGCCTGAGTAG